A single Triticum dicoccoides isolate Atlit2015 ecotype Zavitan chromosome 2A, WEW_v2.0, whole genome shotgun sequence DNA region contains:
- the LOC119357129 gene encoding disease resistance protein Pik-2-like, whose translation MQGATQLMTIAGRLVGEEYQQLRRVGGKVAELSDELDTMNAILRMLSDADESAVDHFIRVWMKQVQELAYDAEDCVHLYIFRIRCRRRDGLLVWSKTKRIVATLFPRRRLARQINALRARAVVISERHARYGVSREALLRITTSSLAAPAPVSGHALGRPEANDPHHLVGITDQANTLADMVKSMSNNERDMKLKVFSIVGFGGPGKTTLAMEVCRHLEADFQRQAQVSVSQAFGGRKDMEGLLKRVLQQIVKPKADNAQGIKEEDPLDGIDTMGVDELTGKLEELLMDTRGAAVVSHGCRGRWRRGLHRPFAEIWIHGAAAPAGSAPPFALWTVCAGTLPGVLDRSGGGESALGGGSSGAFVLARSGGLLLPPSRSFPFALVAGGCCWFRCFWGWWCRLGPGETLGRLVRLDSGVGFGQRILPEGSVVVLILVTSGPLPGENPKSGLDWAAVAPWASSPPWRRCLGS comes from the exons ATGCAGGGCGCGACGCAGCTTATGACCATCGCCGGGCGGCTGGTTGGCGAGGAGTACCAGCAGCTCCGCCGCGTTGGTGGAAAGGTGGCTGAGCTCAGCGACGAGCTGGACACCATGAACGCCATCCTCCGCATGCTGTCCGACGCCGACGAGAGCGCCGTGGACCACTTCATCCGGGTGTGGATGAAGCAGGTGCAGGAGCTCGCCTACGACGCGGAGGACTGCGTGCACCTCTACATCTTCCGCATCCGGTGCCGGCGGAGAGACGGCCTCCTTGTCTGGTCCAAAACCAAACGTATTGTCGCGACACTCTTCCCTCGTCGCCGACTGGCTCGTCAGATCAATGCGCTCCGCGCTCGTGCCGTCGTGATCAGCGAGCGCCATGCGCGTTACGGTGTCAGCCGTGAGGCACTGCTGCGAATCACCACTTCTTCTTTAGCTGCTCCCGCGCCAGTGTCTGGTCATGCGCTCGGCCGGCCGGAAGCAAACGACCCTCACCATCTCGTTGGCATCACGGATCAGGCTAACACCCTGGCCGACATGGTGAAGTCAATGAGTAACAACGAGCGCGACATGAAGCTCAAGGTGTTCTCTATCGTGGGGTTTGGAGGGCCAGGGAAGACTACGCTGGCGATGGAGGTGTGCCGGCACCTGGAGGCGGATTTTCAACGCCAAGCGCAAGTGTCAGTGTCCCAGGCGTTCGGCGGCAGGAAGGATATGGAGGGATTGCTGAAGCGTGTGCTTCAGCAGATCGTGAAGCCAAAAGCAGATAACGCACAAGGCATCAAGGAAGAGGACCCCCTAGATGGCATCGACACTATGGGGGTAGACGAGCTCACCGGCAAGCTCGAGGAACTTCTCATGGACACGAG AGGAGCCGCCGTTGTGTCGCACGGCTGCCGAGGAAGGTGGCGGCGAGGCCTTCACCGTCCCTTCGCGGAGATCTGGATCCACGGGGCGGCGGCCCCTGCTGGTTCAGCGCCGCCGTTCGCGCTCTGGACGGTGTGCGCGGGGACTCTGCCCGGCGTCCTCGACCGCTCGGGTGGTGGGGAGTCGGCGCTTGGCGGCGGCAGTTCGGGGGCCTTCGTCCTCGCCAGATCTGGAGGCctgctactccctccttcccgCTCCTTCCCCTTTGCGCTTGTGGCCGGTGGATGCTGCTGGTTCCGGTGCTTTTGGGGATGGTGGTGCAGATtgggaccgggggaaaccctaggccggCTGGTTCGGCTTGACAGCGGCGTCGGTTTCGGGCAACGCATCCTTCCTGAAGGCAGTGTCGTGGTCCTTATTCTTGTCACCTCCGGTCCTCtcccgggtgaaaacccaaaatCCGGTCTGGATTGGGCAGCGGTGGCGCCATGGGCGTcatcccctccttggaggcgttgccTGGGGAGCTAG